The genomic segment GGCAACCTTGCGGGTTCCTTCTTCCTGAACTCGCTGGCGGAGGCGACAGGGCTCCGGGCCATGCCCGCTCCGCCGGTGCTCGACGGGGAGACGCTTGTATCCAGGATGCTAGAGGCCTCGGTGGCAACGAGGGAAGGACAGATATCGAACGAAACGCGCAAGGGAAAGCGCGATGGAACGCACGATGAAGTCGGGAAAGGCCCGGGGCATGTGACGAGCGGGGACGCTCTGGTGGCTCAGACCGTGCTCACTCAGAGCCTTGAGAGCGTGGAAGCCCTGTTCTTCATCATGCCTACCAACGACTCTCTCGCAACCATCCTCGATGCGCTGAGCTCGGGCAACGCAAAGGGGAACGGGGTGATGTAAGTGCCCAGGGTGCTCATCGTGGACGACGCGGCGTTCATGAGGATGAGATCGCGGAAGCTTCTGGAAGAGCATGGCTACCAAGTGGAAGAAGCGCAAGACGGGGAGGAGGCCGTCAAGAAGTACGCGGAGACCACCCCAGACGCAGTCCTCATGGACATCACCATGCCTGTGATGGATGGAATCGCCGCGCTGAAAGAGATAAAGAAACGCGACCCGCACGCCAAGGTCATAATGTGCACGGCCGTTGGCCAGCAGTCGCTAGTCATGGAGGCCATCATGGCCGGAGCGCGTGACTACCTCCTGAAGCCCTTCGATCCGGCCAAGGTGCTCGCGTCCCTGAAAAAACTGGTCGGTTGATGACCCGCTACCAACCCAAGAGGGAGACTTGATTCGTGGGCCTGCCAATCAGAGTGCTCGTGGTGGATGACTCGGCCTTTACACGCAAAGTTGTTTCCGATATGCTGGGGTCGGATCCTGATATCACAGTAGTCGACATCGCCAGGGACGGCAGGGCGGCCGTGGAGAAAGCCCGTGCCCTCAGGCCGGACGTCATCACCATGGATGTTGAGATGCCGGTGATGGACGGCCTTGAGGCGCTGCGGGAGATCATGGGGGATCGCCCCGTCCCTGTGGTGATGCTGAGCGCCCTGACGCGGGAGGGGGCCGCGACGACCATTGAGGCGTTGGAACTCGGCGCGGTCGACTTCGTCGCCAAGCCCTCGCACTCGATGACCATTGGGCTCGGTGAGATCCGCGATCAGCTCGTGGCCAAGGTGAAGTTGGCGGCGCGGGCTAAAGTGCGTGTGCCAGCAGCCGCTTCCTCCGGTCGCCTCGGAGGCGGTGAGAGCCGAAAGCCCAGGTCAGGCAAGGAGTCAGACATCGCCGTGGTCATCGGCTCTTCGACCGGCGGTCCTTCCGCGCTCAACCAGGTTCTCCCGGCCTTGCCCGGGGACATTAAGGCGGGCGTGCTCGTCGTCCAGCACATGCCGCCGGGATTCACGAGGTCGCTCGCCGCGAGGCTCGCTGAGGCCTCTGCCATCACGGTGAAAGAGGCCGAGGCGGGGGACAGGCTTGTTGACGGTTTGGCGTTGGTTGCGCCAGGCGGGCACCACCTGTCGGTGACGGGTGCTGGAGAAGTGGTGCTGTCACAAGACCCACCGCGACACGGCGTAAGGCCGTCCGTTGATACGACGATGGAGTCGGCGGCGCGCGTGTATGGGGACAGGTTGGTAGGGGTTGTGCTCACGGGAATGGGCAGGGATGGCGCGGCAGGTATGGCTGCTATCAAGGCGGCAGGCGGGAGGACGATAGCGGAGCATGAGTCTACTTGCGTGATATACGGCATGCCGAAAGCCGTGGTCGAGCAGGGGCTGGCCGATGTGGTCGTTCCCGTCCAGGAGGTGGGCGGTGCTATCGCGCAGATGGTTCGCGAATTAGGGTAGAACTCGATGAACGATGATGAGACTTGGCGTTCCGGGAGTTGCAATAGACGTGCAGGACATGGAGTACGGCCTTTTCCGAAAGAAAGTCATGCAGGCGGTGGGAATTGACCTGGGCTGCTACAAGGAGAACCAAATGAAGCGCAGGTTGGCCGCGGCGCTCACGAGGTCGGGTCACGCCAGTCTCTTCGACTACTGGCGGGCGATGGAGCAAGATCCCACGCTGCTCCGGGACTTCGTGGATTTCGTAACCATAAACGTATCGAGTTTCTTCAGGAACCGAGAGAAGTTTGACGAACTAGCAAGAACCATTCTGCCTGACCTTCTCAAGGTCAGGCGGTCCCTCAAGGTGTGGTCGGCAGGGTGCTCGACGGGCCAAGAGCCTTACACGATCGGCATAGTGCTGAGCGAGCTTACACCCGGTACCGCGCACCGTATCCTTGGAACGGACATCAACGTCTCAGCCCTGAGTCTTGCGCGAGAAGCGGTTTACACGCGAGACGACGTCAAAGAGGTAAGATCGGGGCTCGTGCAGAAGTATTTCACGGTAGAAGGAGACAAGCTGAAGTTGAGGGACTCGGTGCGCCGGATGGTCGAGTTCAGGATCCACAACCTGCTGGCCGACGCGTACGAAGAAGAGTGTGACCTCATTCTCTGCCGGAACGTCATGATATACTTCACCGAGGAAGCCAAGGAGCGGGTGTTCAGGGGGTTCCACACGAGTCTGAGGCCGGGAGGCGTGCTGTTCATCGGAGGCACGGAGACTATCATGAACGCGTCTGAGCTAGGTTTCGAGCTCGTCTCTCCGTTCTTCTACCGTAAGAGGCCCTCGGTTGTCGCGTGAGCCGCGCAAGCCGCGAAATGCTGCTTTGGCTGAGGTGGTTGTCTTGGTTGCCAGAGGGACAAGCGTTGTATCGGAAGATGTGCGAGCTCGAGCTCTCGAGCTCATACAAGATCTGCTCGCCCAGCTCAGAGAGGCGGGCTCCCCCGTCGTCGAGCCTCCCTACGACGACTTGGTCGAAGTCGTTGAGGACATCAAGTCCGACGTATCGAAGGCCGCGCCGCAGGCGCTGGTGTCCTGGACCGCTTTCGACGAACCCGACGAATACGAATACGTACACCCGTTCGACGTGGCCGTGTTCTCAGTGGCAATCGCGCTTGCTTTGGGGGAGAAGGCTCGCATCGTGGACATCGGTCTGGGCGCCCTGCTGCACGATGTGGGGATGGCTCTAGTTCCGGTCGATCCTCGGGTGAGCTATAGGGAGGGCGAAGGGCTCTCGCCCGAGCGGGCGAAGGAGATGCGCGCCCATCCCGAGTTGGGCGTG from the Bacillota bacterium genome contains:
- a CDS encoding chemotaxis protein CheC; this translates as MESAASVLSDMIGRKIAMSVPDVCLVAREDISRVAKHSVEEPTVGVRIGLTGDVTGDVILIFPRPSAFRLVDILMGNAPGTTTHLTEIGGSALCEVGNLAGSFFLNSLAEATGLRAMPAPPVLDGETLVSRMLEASVATREGQISNETRKGKRDGTHDEVGKGPGHVTSGDALVAQTVLTQSLESVEALFFIMPTNDSLATILDALSSGNAKGNGVM
- a CDS encoding response regulator, whose translation is MPRVLIVDDAAFMRMRSRKLLEEHGYQVEEAQDGEEAVKKYAETTPDAVLMDITMPVMDGIAALKEIKKRDPHAKVIMCTAVGQQSLVMEAIMAGARDYLLKPFDPAKVLASLKKLVG
- a CDS encoding chemotaxis response regulator protein-glutamate methylesterase, which gives rise to MGLPIRVLVVDDSAFTRKVVSDMLGSDPDITVVDIARDGRAAVEKARALRPDVITMDVEMPVMDGLEALREIMGDRPVPVVMLSALTREGAATTIEALELGAVDFVAKPSHSMTIGLGEIRDQLVAKVKLAARAKVRVPAAASSGRLGGGESRKPRSGKESDIAVVIGSSTGGPSALNQVLPALPGDIKAGVLVVQHMPPGFTRSLAARLAEASAITVKEAEAGDRLVDGLALVAPGGHHLSVTGAGEVVLSQDPPRHGVRPSVDTTMESAARVYGDRLVGVVLTGMGRDGAAGMAAIKAAGGRTIAEHESTCVIYGMPKAVVEQGLADVVVPVQEVGGAIAQMVRELG
- a CDS encoding protein-glutamate O-methyltransferase CheR; the protein is MRLGVPGVAIDVQDMEYGLFRKKVMQAVGIDLGCYKENQMKRRLAAALTRSGHASLFDYWRAMEQDPTLLRDFVDFVTINVSSFFRNREKFDELARTILPDLLKVRRSLKVWSAGCSTGQEPYTIGIVLSELTPGTAHRILGTDINVSALSLAREAVYTRDDVKEVRSGLVQKYFTVEGDKLKLRDSVRRMVEFRIHNLLADAYEEECDLILCRNVMIYFTEEAKERVFRGFHTSLRPGGVLFIGGTETIMNASELGFELVSPFFYRKRPSVVA
- a CDS encoding HD domain-containing protein, with product MSREPRKPRNAALAEVVVLVARGTSVVSEDVRARALELIQDLLAQLREAGSPVVEPPYDDLVEVVEDIKSDVSKAAPQALVSWTAFDEPDEYEYVHPFDVAVFSVAIALALGEKARIVDIGLGALLHDVGMALVPVDPRVSYREGEGLSPERAKEMRAHPELGVKVLRQHPRISAFTKAIVAQHHERMDGSGYPRGLRGSDTHPYSRIVACADVYSSMLARSRLDRHMMPGEVVDYMMSAAGFELDKDVVRAMLGCVSPFPEGAFVRLSTGELAVVTRLSRGMVTRPVVRLVREDGGARAETTTEIDLARPEHQTTLITAIE